A section of the Gloeobacter violaceus PCC 7421 genome encodes:
- the cysQ gene encoding 3'(2'),5'-bisphosphate nucleotidase CysQ — translation MQSLTLSTQLIQQVVDLARRAGAAIMEIYNQADVGTVYKEDNSPLTQADLVSHRLIVGELTKLTPDLPVLSEESRSKPYEERRTWSRFWLVDPIDGTKEFIKRNGEFTVNIALIEDGEPVAGVVHAPAVQTTYWSARGLGAFKQTAAAAAQPIRAAVPASAPMLVVASRSHSGAETEAFLAKLRELGDIDVISIGSSLKLCLVAEGAAHLYPRYGPTMEWDTAAAHSVVVEAGGTVTNLKGETLQYNKADLLNPYFAVLGDLPPELRAQIVERL, via the coding sequence ATGCAAAGCTTGACACTATCTACCCAACTGATTCAGCAGGTCGTCGATCTCGCCAGGCGGGCGGGAGCAGCGATTATGGAAATTTATAACCAGGCGGATGTCGGTACAGTCTACAAGGAGGACAACTCGCCCCTGACCCAGGCGGACCTGGTGTCCCACCGGCTGATTGTCGGCGAGCTGACCAAACTGACCCCGGATCTGCCCGTGCTCTCCGAGGAATCCCGCTCGAAGCCCTATGAGGAGCGCCGGACCTGGTCGCGCTTCTGGCTGGTCGATCCGATCGACGGCACCAAAGAATTTATCAAGCGCAACGGCGAATTCACCGTCAACATCGCCTTGATCGAGGACGGCGAGCCGGTGGCGGGGGTGGTGCACGCGCCGGCCGTCCAGACGACCTACTGGTCGGCCCGCGGCCTGGGCGCCTTCAAGCAAACCGCCGCGGCCGCGGCCCAGCCCATCCGGGCGGCCGTACCCGCGAGCGCCCCGATGCTGGTGGTCGCCAGCCGTTCCCACAGTGGTGCTGAGACCGAGGCATTTCTTGCCAAACTGCGCGAACTGGGCGATATCGATGTCATCTCCATCGGCAGTTCCCTGAAACTGTGCCTGGTGGCCGAAGGGGCCGCGCACCTCTATCCGCGCTACGGCCCGACTATGGAATGGGACACCGCCGCCGCCCACAGCGTCGTGGTCGAGGCCGGCGGCACCGTCACCAACCTCAAAGGTGAAACGCTCCAGTACAACAAAGCCGACCTGCTCAATCCGTATTTTGCCGTGCTGGGCGATCTGCCCCCTGAACTGAGAGCCCAGATCGTCGAACGGCTCTGA
- a CDS encoding glycoside hydrolase family 13 protein: protein MQIHTPNWVKHAIFYQIFPDRFSRTQQLKQKLLQAVSFEDWAAAPTLYGYKGGDLWGVIERLDYLSDLGINAIYFTPIFQSASNHRYHTHDYYRVDPLLGGNEAFKALLDAAHARDIKVVLDGVFNHASRGFFFFHDILENGQLSPWLDWFKIEGWPLSPYNVEQPANYACWDNNRALPQFNHANPMVREYIMEIAEYWIKAGIDGWRLDVPACVEAEGFWQEFRERVKAINPEAYIVGEIWEDARQWLDGTQFDGVMNYLFAAPTIAFTAGDRVQVQYVQDRSYRPYPALFAVEYKEAIDKLLGLYDWEIQLAQLNLLDSHDTARVLTIAGGDRASVELATLLLLTFPGAPSIYYGDEVGLPGGIDPDSRQGFPPESQWNGELLALHRDLIALRHRHEALRIGKYKSVYASGQCYVFERRLEAEVLLVAVNAGTEPARVTLEAPGETYPRKVLFGPGQVEAAEGHLELSLPARSGLVLG, encoded by the coding sequence ATGCAGATTCACACACCGAACTGGGTAAAGCACGCTATCTTCTATCAGATCTTTCCGGACCGCTTCTCCCGCACCCAGCAGTTAAAACAAAAGCTGTTGCAGGCGGTCTCCTTCGAGGATTGGGCAGCCGCCCCGACCCTCTACGGCTATAAAGGCGGCGATCTGTGGGGGGTAATCGAAAGACTCGATTACCTGTCGGATTTGGGCATCAACGCCATCTATTTCACTCCGATATTTCAATCGGCGAGTAACCACCGCTACCATACCCACGATTACTATAGAGTCGATCCGCTGCTGGGAGGAAACGAGGCGTTCAAGGCATTGCTCGATGCCGCCCACGCCCGCGACATCAAAGTGGTGCTCGACGGTGTATTTAACCACGCGAGCCGCGGTTTTTTCTTCTTCCACGACATCCTTGAAAATGGTCAACTCTCCCCGTGGCTCGACTGGTTCAAGATCGAAGGCTGGCCCCTCTCGCCCTACAATGTCGAGCAGCCCGCCAACTATGCCTGCTGGGACAACAACCGTGCCCTGCCCCAGTTCAACCATGCCAATCCGATGGTGCGCGAGTACATTATGGAGATTGCCGAATACTGGATCAAAGCGGGTATCGACGGCTGGCGCCTCGATGTGCCCGCCTGTGTAGAGGCGGAAGGTTTCTGGCAGGAATTTCGCGAGCGCGTCAAGGCAATCAATCCTGAAGCCTACATCGTCGGCGAAATCTGGGAGGATGCCCGCCAGTGGCTCGACGGCACCCAGTTCGACGGGGTGATGAATTATCTGTTTGCCGCCCCGACCATCGCCTTTACGGCCGGGGATCGCGTCCAGGTGCAGTACGTGCAGGACCGTTCCTACAGGCCCTACCCGGCGCTGTTCGCCGTTGAGTACAAAGAGGCAATCGACAAATTGTTGGGGCTGTACGACTGGGAGATCCAGCTGGCGCAACTCAACTTGCTCGATAGCCACGACACGGCCAGGGTACTGACCATCGCCGGGGGCGACCGCGCGAGTGTAGAACTGGCGACACTGCTGTTGCTCACCTTTCCCGGGGCGCCCAGCATCTACTACGGCGACGAGGTGGGCCTGCCCGGCGGCATCGACCCTGATTCGCGCCAGGGTTTTCCTCCCGAATCGCAGTGGAACGGCGAACTGCTCGCGCTGCACCGCGACTTGATCGCCCTGCGCCACCGCCACGAAGCGCTGCGCATCGGCAAATACAAAAGCGTCTATGCCTCCGGCCAGTGCTATGTCTTCGAGCGCCGCCTGGAGGCGGAAGTGCTGTTGGTGGCCGTCAACGCCGGGACCGAACCGGCGCGCGTCACCCTCGAAGCGCCTGGGGAAACCTACCCGCGCAAAGTGCTCTTCGGTCCCGGCCAGGTGGAAGCCGCCGAAGGGCATCTGGAATTGAGCCTGCCGGCCCGCAGCGGTCTGGTGCTGGGGTAG
- a CDS encoding type II toxin-antitoxin system VapC family toxin, which yields MRLLIDTNILIAGTVPGHPAHGRCLPVMQGIISGGDEGYVCLQSLSEYFRFMTGVARPQLSPKSAERAIKQLLANFKAVGLDETDHLAVFTRMGALGLHGAVVYDALIARAGLKARVDCIVTLNAQDFLRLGADVAALVQVP from the coding sequence GTGAGACTTCTTATCGACACGAATATCCTCATCGCCGGGACTGTACCAGGCCATCCGGCGCATGGGCGGTGCCTACCTGTCATGCAGGGCATCATTTCGGGAGGCGATGAAGGATACGTCTGCCTCCAATCGCTCAGCGAGTATTTCCGGTTCATGACCGGCGTCGCGCGGCCGCAACTGAGTCCCAAAAGCGCAGAGCGTGCAATCAAGCAACTGCTGGCCAATTTCAAGGCCGTAGGTCTCGATGAGACGGATCACCTGGCAGTGTTCACCCGCATGGGCGCGTTGGGTCTGCATGGCGCCGTTGTGTATGACGCACTCATTGCCCGCGCCGGCCTCAAAGCTAGGGTGGACTGCATCGTGACACTCAATGCTCAGGACTTTCTGCGCCTGGGAGCGGACGTTGCGGCCCTGGTGCAAGTGCCGTAA
- a CDS encoding glycosyltransferase family 2 protein — MSNDAGDRVFAVLVNWCNDGDTLRAVESLLAQSLLPEVVVVDNASPNGSEARLREALAGRATVLQSGANLGWAGGCNVAIRYALALGARYVWLFNNDATAHPTALAALVDVAERHPDAAACGSLIYEQDRPEVVWFAGGAVSLWRGVTWHIGRGQTDRGQFGGPPRPVAFLTGCSLLVRRAAFERVGLLPEKYFLYFEDVDWCLQARRRGYRLLFVPEARVWHREGSSARGADGLSPTHAYYDARNNLYFIDRWCSPLQRITARANFAVRVGGKVLLWSLLRRPQRALIAPLIAGVHDFRARKGERP, encoded by the coding sequence ATGTCCAACGACGCCGGAGACCGGGTCTTTGCAGTCCTGGTCAACTGGTGTAACGACGGCGACACGCTCCGGGCGGTCGAGTCGCTACTGGCGCAGAGCTTGCTTCCAGAGGTGGTCGTGGTGGACAATGCCTCGCCCAATGGTTCGGAAGCACGGCTGCGCGAGGCGCTCGCGGGCCGGGCCACCGTATTGCAGAGCGGGGCCAACCTGGGCTGGGCGGGCGGCTGCAATGTCGCGATCCGTTATGCTCTGGCCCTCGGAGCCCGGTACGTATGGTTGTTCAACAACGACGCCACCGCCCACCCGACCGCCCTGGCCGCCCTGGTGGATGTTGCCGAGCGCCATCCGGACGCCGCCGCCTGCGGCTCGCTGATCTACGAGCAAGATCGGCCGGAGGTGGTCTGGTTTGCCGGCGGGGCGGTCTCACTCTGGCGGGGGGTGACCTGGCATATCGGTCGCGGCCAGACCGATCGCGGCCAGTTTGGCGGCCCGCCCCGGCCGGTGGCGTTTTTGACCGGCTGCAGCCTGCTGGTGCGCCGTGCCGCCTTCGAGCGGGTCGGGCTGCTTCCTGAAAAGTATTTTCTATACTTTGAGGATGTCGATTGGTGCCTGCAGGCCCGCCGCCGGGGCTACCGGCTATTGTTCGTCCCCGAGGCGCGCGTCTGGCACCGCGAGGGTTCTTCAGCGCGCGGGGCCGACGGCCTCTCACCCACCCACGCCTACTACGACGCTCGCAACAATCTTTACTTCATCGACCGCTGGTGCAGCCCCCTGCAGCGCATCACCGCCCGCGCCAACTTCGCAGTGCGAGTTGGTGGCAAAGTACTGTTATGGTCCTTGTTGCGCCGACCGCAGCGCGCCCTCATTGCCCCGCTTATCGCCGGGGTGCACGACTTTCGAGCACGCAAGGGTGAACGTCCTTGA
- the ileS gene encoding isoleucine--tRNA ligase: protein MTQTPVDYKQTVRTPKTDFPMRANASTREVEIQRFWEEQGIYGRLAQENPGEIFILHDGPPYANGELHVGHALNKILKDIINRYQLLQGRRVRYVPGWDCHGLPIELKVLQDLSQAERSQLTPLDVRTRARDFAQRTVQSQCASYKRFGVWGDWDHPYLTLQPEYEAAQLGVFGKMALKGYIYRGLKPVHWSPSSQTALAEAELEYPTKDDGSPAHTSRSVYVKFPLISIAAPETATVMAAELLPRLSAFHDREEELIDALLGERDDLPEIAVAIWTTTPWTLPGNLAVALNGELDYALVASDEHGLLIVAAELVERLAGTLATRFETIATFRGRELEGSLLAHPLFRRTSPIVLGDHVTTESGTGAVHTAPGHGSEDFELAQRYNLGVLSPVDDYGRFTREADSDRRENLPVFAGKAVLSDGNQAVIEALSAAGALLKEEAYVHKYPYDWRTKKPTIFRATTQWFASVSDFRPQALSAIAQTEWIPASGENRITAMVAGRNDWCISRQRAWGLPIPAFYCENCANVLLTQESVEAVQAAVRVHGSDIWWQKEASELLPPGIACAHCGGTAFRKEKDIMDVWFDSGSSWAGVLGRRPELHYPADVYLEGSDQHRGWFQSSLLTCVATEGTAPYKTVITHGFTLDEHGRKMSKSLGNVVDPKLVIDGGANQKQHPAYGADVLRLWVASVDYTSDQLVGPSVLAQIAEVYRKIRNTARYLLGSLNDFVPERDLVAFDSLGEVDQYLLHRLSVVHLEVTQAFESYQFSRFFQTIQNFCVADLSNFYLDISKDRLYISAEVSLRRRSCQTVLYRVLESLTRLIAPVLPHLAEDIWQHLPYPRSDASVFEAGWPVDHSQWFQPLTVDRWPGLIVLRDRVNIALEAARNAKRIGSSLEAKIRLHVEDPALTDELARQKDELRYLFIVSQVELLDELPAEVSVEEGAAVIVLDADGQKCERCWNYSVHVGEDAEHPTLCERCVSALAGAF from the coding sequence GTGACCCAGACCCCCGTCGACTACAAGCAGACCGTCCGCACGCCCAAGACGGATTTTCCGATGCGGGCGAACGCCTCAACCCGCGAGGTCGAGATTCAGCGGTTCTGGGAAGAGCAGGGCATCTACGGACGTCTTGCCCAGGAAAACCCCGGCGAAATTTTTATCCTGCACGACGGGCCGCCCTACGCCAACGGCGAGCTGCACGTCGGCCACGCCCTCAACAAGATCCTCAAGGACATCATCAACCGCTACCAGCTGTTGCAGGGGCGGCGGGTGCGCTACGTGCCCGGCTGGGACTGCCACGGGCTGCCGATTGAACTCAAAGTGCTGCAGGATCTCTCCCAGGCGGAGCGCTCGCAATTGACGCCCCTCGATGTGCGCACGCGGGCGCGCGATTTCGCCCAGCGCACCGTGCAGTCGCAGTGCGCGAGCTACAAGCGCTTCGGCGTCTGGGGCGATTGGGATCACCCGTACCTCACCTTGCAGCCGGAGTACGAGGCGGCTCAGCTCGGGGTCTTCGGCAAGATGGCCCTCAAAGGCTATATCTACCGGGGCCTCAAACCCGTCCACTGGAGCCCCAGTTCACAGACTGCTCTGGCAGAAGCAGAACTGGAGTACCCGACCAAGGACGACGGCAGCCCCGCCCACACCTCCCGCTCGGTCTACGTCAAGTTCCCGCTTATCTCCATCGCGGCACCCGAGACCGCCACGGTGATGGCCGCCGAACTGCTGCCGCGCCTGAGCGCTTTTCACGACCGCGAAGAAGAACTGATCGATGCGCTGTTGGGTGAGCGCGACGACCTTCCCGAGATCGCCGTAGCCATCTGGACCACAACTCCCTGGACGCTGCCGGGCAACCTGGCGGTGGCGCTCAACGGCGAACTCGACTACGCACTGGTGGCAAGCGACGAGCACGGCCTGCTCATCGTCGCGGCTGAACTGGTGGAGCGGCTGGCAGGGACGCTCGCCACCCGCTTTGAGACGATTGCCACCTTCAGAGGCCGCGAACTGGAGGGCAGCCTCCTGGCTCACCCACTCTTCCGCCGCACCAGCCCAATCGTCCTGGGCGATCACGTCACCACCGAATCGGGCACAGGGGCGGTGCACACCGCCCCCGGCCACGGCAGTGAGGACTTTGAGCTGGCCCAGCGCTACAACCTCGGGGTGCTCTCGCCGGTGGACGATTACGGCCGCTTCACCCGCGAGGCGGATAGCGACCGCCGCGAGAACCTGCCGGTCTTTGCCGGCAAGGCGGTGCTCAGCGACGGCAACCAGGCGGTCATCGAAGCGCTCAGCGCGGCGGGAGCGCTGCTCAAAGAAGAAGCCTACGTCCACAAATATCCCTACGACTGGCGCACCAAAAAACCGACCATCTTTCGGGCCACCACCCAGTGGTTCGCCTCGGTCTCCGATTTTCGCCCCCAGGCACTGAGCGCCATTGCCCAGACCGAATGGATCCCCGCCAGCGGCGAGAACCGGATCACCGCCATGGTGGCCGGGCGCAACGACTGGTGCATCTCCCGCCAGCGCGCCTGGGGACTGCCGATTCCGGCCTTCTACTGCGAAAACTGCGCCAACGTGCTGCTTACCCAGGAGTCGGTCGAAGCGGTGCAGGCGGCCGTGCGCGTCCACGGCTCCGACATCTGGTGGCAAAAAGAAGCAAGCGAGCTGCTTCCCCCGGGGATCGCCTGCGCCCACTGCGGCGGCACCGCCTTTCGCAAAGAAAAAGACATCATGGACGTCTGGTTCGACTCGGGTTCTTCGTGGGCCGGGGTGCTCGGCCGGCGGCCCGAGTTGCACTACCCGGCCGATGTCTACCTCGAAGGATCCGATCAGCACCGCGGCTGGTTCCAGTCGAGCCTACTCACCTGTGTGGCCACCGAGGGCACCGCCCCTTACAAAACCGTGATCACCCACGGCTTCACCCTCGACGAGCACGGCCGCAAGATGTCCAAGTCTCTCGGCAACGTCGTGGACCCGAAACTGGTTATCGACGGCGGGGCCAATCAGAAGCAGCACCCCGCCTACGGGGCGGACGTGCTGCGCCTCTGGGTTGCCTCGGTCGATTACACCAGCGATCAGCTAGTCGGCCCCAGCGTGCTTGCCCAGATAGCCGAAGTGTATCGCAAGATCCGCAACACGGCGCGCTACCTGCTGGGTAGCCTCAACGACTTCGTACCGGAGCGCGACCTGGTGGCCTTCGATTCGCTGGGCGAAGTCGATCAATACCTCCTGCACCGCCTGAGTGTGGTGCATCTCGAAGTCACCCAGGCTTTTGAAAGTTACCAGTTCTCGCGCTTCTTCCAGACCATCCAGAACTTCTGCGTGGCGGATCTGTCGAATTTTTATCTGGATATTTCCAAAGACCGCCTCTACATCAGTGCCGAAGTGTCCCTGCGCCGCCGCAGCTGCCAGACGGTGCTCTACCGTGTGCTCGAAAGCCTCACCCGGCTGATTGCCCCGGTGCTGCCGCACCTGGCGGAGGATATCTGGCAGCATCTGCCCTACCCCAGAAGCGACGCTTCGGTATTTGAGGCAGGTTGGCCGGTCGATCACTCCCAGTGGTTCCAACCGCTCACGGTCGATCGTTGGCCAGGGCTGATTGTCCTGCGCGACCGGGTGAACATCGCCCTCGAAGCCGCCCGCAACGCCAAACGCATCGGCTCCTCGCTGGAAGCCAAAATTCGACTGCACGTCGAAGACCCGGCCCTGACGGACGAACTGGCCCGCCAAAAAGACGAGTTGCGCTATTTGTTCATCGTCTCGCAGGTGGAACTGCTGGACGAACTCCCGGCCGAGGTGTCCGTCGAGGAAGGGGCGGCGGTAATTGTACTCGATGCGGACGGTCAAAAGTGCGAGCGCTGCTGGAACTACTCGGTCCATGTCGGCGAAGATGCCGAGCACCCGACGCTGTGCGAGCGGTGCGTCTCAGCTCTGGCCGGGGCGTTCTAG
- a CDS encoding SAM-dependent methyltransferase gives MTSGTFNMQTAPGYQILAVAGKQTLRPGGRSATEQLLVWADFQPGQTLLELASSFGHSAIDLARRFGVRVVGVEKNPASVERARANVRAAGLGHLVQIVEGDIFRLEAIDERFDYVLAEAILTMQPPAAKANILRAVANHLKPGGKFLSHEVAVGGREEEIHRELSRVIRVNAAPLSERGWIAESARADLRVSHHLTGPMALLTPAQVLRDEGIAGTARILWNVATRPALRERVLAMRGVFSRYRADLAYIVLCAVAG, from the coding sequence ATGACCAGCGGAACATTCAACATGCAAACCGCCCCCGGCTACCAGATCCTGGCGGTGGCGGGCAAGCAGACCTTGCGGCCGGGGGGCCGATCTGCCACCGAGCAACTGTTGGTCTGGGCCGACTTTCAGCCTGGCCAGACACTTCTGGAGCTGGCTTCGAGCTTTGGCCACAGCGCCATCGACCTGGCCCGCCGCTTTGGGGTGCGGGTGGTGGGCGTCGAGAAGAACCCTGCGAGCGTCGAGCGCGCTCGCGCCAACGTCCGGGCCGCCGGGCTCGGCCATCTGGTGCAGATCGTCGAAGGCGACATTTTTCGCCTGGAGGCGATCGACGAGCGCTTCGACTACGTGCTGGCGGAGGCCATTCTCACCATGCAGCCCCCCGCGGCCAAGGCCAATATTCTCCGGGCGGTGGCGAACCACCTCAAACCCGGCGGCAAATTCTTGAGTCACGAGGTGGCCGTGGGTGGGCGCGAGGAGGAGATCCACCGCGAACTGTCGCGGGTGATCCGGGTGAACGCTGCGCCGCTGAGCGAGCGGGGCTGGATCGCCGAGTCCGCCCGGGCGGATCTGCGGGTAAGCCACCACCTTACCGGTCCGATGGCCCTGCTCACCCCCGCCCAGGTGCTGCGCGACGAAGGTATCGCGGGCACCGCCCGGATTCTCTGGAACGTGGCCACCCGGCCTGCCCTGCGTGAGCGGGTACTGGCAATGCGCGGCGTCTTTTCCCGCTATCGCGCCGATCTGGCCTACATCGTCCTGTGCGCCGTCGCCGGTTAG
- a CDS encoding hexameric tyrosine-coordinated heme protein, producing MSNATAIPHVVPAEITLVPDNTLITATAEEGRQLAVKMARLIIKLTQPDEEKRKQLREVYGNDAMMLIAVGQVVAAEFATIAAANNYWRR from the coding sequence ATGAGTAATGCCACCGCGATTCCCCACGTCGTTCCCGCCGAGATCACCCTTGTTCCGGACAATACGCTGATTACCGCCACTGCCGAAGAGGGGAGGCAACTGGCGGTGAAAATGGCGCGTCTGATCATCAAGCTCACTCAGCCGGACGAAGAAAAGCGCAAACAGCTGCGCGAGGTCTACGGCAACGACGCGATGATGCTGATTGCCGTCGGCCAGGTCGTCGCTGCCGAGTTTGCGACTATCGCTGCTGCCAACAATTATTGGCGCAGGTAG